Proteins encoded in a region of the Orcinus orca chromosome X, mOrcOrc1.1, whole genome shotgun sequence genome:
- the LOC101275414 gene encoding LOW QUALITY PROTEIN: peptidyl-prolyl cis-trans isomerase D-like (The sequence of the model RefSeq protein was modified relative to this genomic sequence to represent the inferred CDS: substituted 2 bases at 2 genomic stop codons) — protein MSHLSPQAKPSNPSNPRVFFDVDIGGEQVGRNALELFADIVPKTAEKFRMLCTGEEGIGPTTGKPLHFKGCPFHRIIKKFMIQGGNFSNQNGTGGESIYGEEFEDENFHYKHDKEGLLSMANAGSNTNGSQFFITTVPTPHLDGKHVVFGQVIKGMGVARILENVKVKGEKPAKLYVIAECGELKEGDDWGIFPKDGSGDSHPDFPEDADIDLKDVDKILLITEDLKNIGNTFFKSQNXEMAIKKYTKVLRYVEGSKAATENASGAKLQPVTLSCGLNVGAWKLKMSDWQGAVDSCLEALEIDPANTKALYRRAQGWQGLKEYDXALADLKKAQEIAPEDKAIQAELLRVKQKIKAQKDKEKAAYAKMFA, from the exons ATGTCGCACCTGTCCCCCCAAGCTAAGCCCTCCAACCCCAGTAACCCCCGAGTCTTCTTCGACGTGGACATAGGAGGGGAGCAAGTTGGTCGAAATGCCTTGGAATTGTTTGCAGATATTGTACCCAAAACTGCAGAAAAATTTCGTATGTTGTGTACAGGAGAAGAAGGCATTGGACCCACCACTGGGAAACCTCTCCATTTCAAAGGATGCCCTTTCCATCGAATTATTAAGAAATTTATGATTCAGGGTGGAAACTTCTCAAATCAGAATGGGACAGGTGGAGAAAGTATTTATGGTGAAGAATTTGAAGATGAAAATTTCCATTATAAG CATGATAAAGAGGGATTACTGAGCATGGCAAATGCAGGCAGCAACACAAACGGCTCTCAGTTCTTCATCACCACGGTTCCAACTCCTCACTTGGATGGGAAACACGTGGTGTTTGGCCAAGTGATTAAAGGAATGGGTGTGGCAAGGATTCTGGAAAATGTGAAGGTGAAAGGTGAGAAACCTGCCAAATTGTACGTTATTGCAGAATGCGGAGAACTGAAGGAAGGGGATGATTGGGGAATATTCCCAAAGGATGGATCTGGTGACAGTCATCCAGACTTCCCAGAGGATGCAGACATAGATTTAAAAGACGTAGATAAAATTTTACTAATAACGGAAGACTTAAAAAACATTGGAAATACTTTTTTCAAATCCCAGAACTAGGAGATGgccattaaaaaatacacaaaagtttTAAGGTATGTGGAAGGCTCGAAGGCTGCTACTGAGAACGCAAGTGGAGCAAAGCTGCAGCCTGTCACTTTGAGCTGCGGGCTGAATGTCGGAGCTTGGAAACTGAAGATGTCTGATTGGCAGGGAGCAGTCGACAGTTGTTTGGAGGCCCTTGAAATAGATCCAGCAAATACCAAAGCACTGTACCGTAGAGCCCAAGGATGGCAAGGACTAAAAGAATACGATTGAGCATTGGCTGATCTTAAGAAAGCTCAGGAGATTGCACCAGAGGATAAAGCTATCCAGGCAGAATTGCTGAGAGTCAAGCAAAAGATAAAGGCacagaaagataaagagaaggcaGCTTATGCAAAAATGTTTGCTTAA